TAGTACACGACAGAATCAAACCTGTTTGAAGTATTTAGCACGGATCCAAACACGAGAGACATCCCAAGGAATCTGATTCTCCAATGTTTGTCTAGACATAAGATGCGTTGATGGTAAAGAAGAAACGATACGCACATCAGATTCACAGggttttacttctttttttggtaagattgGATTTTTCTCTCACCCCCATTTCTTATTCCATGCTTCTTAGATCGTTAATTGAATCTGCATCCCGCAGTGATCATTCTTTAATTtacgaatttgtttttgttgtcttgttgtcgatttttgtcaattttattGTGTAATTTACCAAGTGTAAATTGTGATTGAATCGATTGGGAGGGCATTGCGAGGTAAATCCATATTgtgattttttgtttagtgtctAACTAGCTGTATCGTACTCCGCATAAATCACAggatttttttggtgagaatTTGGTAACAAGAGGAAATTGTTCCATTGATGACGAAGCTCCTAGTGTTCCATTGAGAATTTTTGGTTTCCGATTGGATTATTaaagaatagaagaaaaatgttgaaatctGGGGTTTGATTTTGGTATTTCAGGAGACACAAGATCTAGGATTTCCTTTATTTAGAGACGAGGGATTCTATGGCTAACACTGCCTGCTTTATCATTGTGGGCCGGAATGATATTCCCATCTATGAAGCTGAAGTTGGATCTGCTGCTAAAGTACATTTCTTTCTCCACTTTCTCTATTTGTATGAATCTGAGTCATTGAAGTTTATAGTACATGTTCCTGCAGTTTTGCTCCGTTCTGGCTCCAgctctttctttttgacttAGTTTCATGGTCATAGTATAGCTCTCTAGATTTAACCCACGGGAGAGGTGCAAAGTTCATTTATTAATTGTCACCGTTGTTTATTTGGCTAGTGATATGAAAAGGGTTGCTATATCCattgtttaaattatttttggtcgAGGAACGTTTCAACCTGTTTTACATAACCAAGCAAGCAGGCCTTGTTCTTACTAGATAATTCTAATAATATAGTTCTATAAGATCTTCTATTGCTTATTGCATGACTCATTGGTTTCTGGTCTATCACATAGTTATTTATCCTTTCTTACTGACGGAAGTTTTCCTGTTTTTGTCTTGATCTTTTCATCTAGCTGGTAGATATATGTTTCAACCAATTGGTATGTGGTCTAGTCGATAAGTGCACATCAGTCTCTTACACCATTCTCTCTATTTGGCAGAGAGAAGATGCTGCACAGTTGCACCAATTTATATTACATGCAGCGTTAGATGTTGTCCAAGACCTAGCATGGACTACAAGTGCCATGTAAGTAAAGTCTCTtgtgaaaatatattatcattttaaaGGATCCATCTCATTGTCATACAAGTCTTCAGGTTCTTGAAGTCAGTGGACAGGTTTAACGATCTGGTTGTGTCAGTATATGTTACCGCAGGCCATATCCTTTTTCGTTAGACCCTTTGAGATTTAAGtgcaaataaaaatttgatgtaaAAAGTGTCAGGCTGGTATATTGGCTTTTGTGCATAACAGATTCTTATGCAGTTGTAAATATCTGTTTCTTCCTTAATTTATCAACACATACCCGACTGATGCTCCTTCATGATTCACGGAATGAGGACGGCATCAAGAGCTTCTTTCAAGAGGTGCATGAGCTTTATATAAAGGTAAATTTTCTTGATGAAATGAATTCGCAGTTGTTTGTTCTGTCCTGATTTTGTTGATGGAAACCAAATGATTTGTTCATGCAGATTCTTCTGAATCCCTTGTATCTTCCTGGTTCTCGGATAACGTCGTCACATTTTGACACCAAAGTACGTGCACTTGCAAGAAAGTACCTGTAGAGAAGACGGAGATTCTGTTTGCATTTGGTGATCAAATTTTTCTTGTACCCATATCGCATAGTTCCCAAGTcaattgtttctgttttctttttgagtgCCTGGATTTCTGTTATTTCTAACTTGCAAGCAACATTTTAATAAGAATGGGATTCCTTGTTTAGTATGAGTAATGAATGATCCATTCAATCCAAAATAATTTCATCTTTGGTTGTTATTATAAAGTCTCTCTTTTCCTCAGAATCTATTGGAAAACAAGCGTACATGTACGATGTATATCTTTCTGAAACATGACCAAACGCCTAACATAAGTTAATGTGACACTTTTAATTGCTAATCCGCAATTAATTAGGTACTTTATTGAAGTTTAAAAAGACGattaatcaattaataaaGAGGCCACATGTGAAGTAAAAGCACCAATCGGAAGATAGAAGTTTCCCAAAacttatcaaatctctgtgtatCGCTCGCCGACGAGGCAGGAAGGACGACCAATTGAGACGTTGACCCTTAATCCGATTTgaacaatctctctctctctctctctctctctctcttggtCGAGATTCATAAAAGTCTCttctttcgtcttcttcgatctCGGATAATCACaaagtttatcttcttctttcttttttaaaaataaaatcagagAGCAGATCTTGCGAATGGATAGCAGTTACTCTGTCATTTCCAAAACTTCTTACGTTGAGTTACAGAAACCGACGGTTAATGGGAAACCCAGAAACAAGTTGCTTCCTTCTGATGAAGAAAGCTTCGTCAATGATTTTGACGATGCCCGTAATGGTGTTGGGGGTGAAGATGCTGATGATCTCGATTTCGATGTCGCTGATTACCCACTCGTTCATGGCAAATCATCCAATCAAGGATCTGGGATTTACGGTGCTGTTTTCAATCTCACCACTTCTATTATCGGCGCCGGGATCATGGCATTGCCCGCCACCATGAAAGTTCTCGGCTTGgttctagggtttgttttgattatccTCATGGCTCTTTTGTCTGAGATTAGTGTTGAGCTTCTGGTTAGATTTTCTGTTCTTTACAAGTCCAAATCCTACGGCGAGGTTGTTCAATTCGCTTTGGGGAAAACCGCTAGGGTTTTGTCTGAGATTTGTATCATTGTCAACAATGGTGGCGTTCTCGTTGTTTACTTGATTATTATGGGCGATGTTATGTCTGGTTCTCTCCATCACATTGGGGTTTTGGATCAATGGTTAGGGAATGGGTTCTGGGATCACCGTAAagtgttgattttgattgttatggTCATCTTCTTGGCTCCTCTCTGTGCTTTGAACAAGATTGATTCCTTGAGCGTTACATCAGCTGCTTCTGTTGCTCTTGCTGTTGTCTTTGTGGTTGTCTGTTTTGTTGTCGCCACCATCAAGCTTATCGAAGGAACTATCGACCCTCCAAGGTTGTCTCCTGACTTTGGTTCCAAACAAGCAATTTTGGACCTTCTTGTGGTCATTCCGATTATGTCAAACGCATACGTTTGTCACTTCAATGTTCAGCCGATATACAACGAGCTTGAAGGTCGATCACCTCATAAGATGAACCGAGTTGGGAGAATCACAACAGCCATTTGTGTTGTTGTCTACGCTTCAACTGCTGTATCGGGTTATCTCCTCTTCGGCAAGGACACCGAATCAGATATCTTGACCAACTTTGATCAAGATCTCGGTATCCGGTTCAGCTCTGCGGTGAATTACATTGTCAGAATCGGCTACATTCTTCATCTAGTTCTCGTCTTCCCTGTGATCCATTTCTCCTTGAGAGAAACCGTCAATACCTTACTGTTTGAAGGCTCGCCTCCTCTATCCGAAAGCAAAAAGAGATCTTTGGGACTCACTGTGGTCTTGCTGGCTCTTATTTACATTGGCTCAACGATGATACCAAACATATGGACTGCTTTCAAATTCACAGGCGCAACATCAGCTGTTTCACTTGGTTTTACATTCCCTGCTCTGATCGCATTGCGGTTAGGGAAACAGAGCAATTCGTTAAGCTTCGTGGAAAGATCAGTGTCATGGCTGATGCTAATCTTGGCCGTAGTGGTTAGCATTGTTGGAACCATTGGCAACATTTACAGCCTCGAGAGCAAATCAGATTGATACTTATAGCAGTTTTCCAGGATCTTGTAGATTTATATAGTCAGAGATTCTCAGTCCAATACCGAACCGGAAATCTTCAGCGACTGCTACATGCACCTTTAGGATGTCGATCAATGGCGTTTGTTCAGGCTAAGCCTAAAGATTTCCGGTTTGTGAATTATATGTATACAGACACCTGattcttatgattttattatatatacgcattttttttctgtttttcttaacAGAAAATCTCCTCCTTTTTTTTCTGGCTGCGAATCATTCTTTTATGTGTTCATGGATCGTTTGTGGACTGATGTTAGTAGATGAATTTAGTTTGAAAAACCGAGTTGGTCTACTCTTAACCAGAATTAGGTACCTGAAATAACCAATGAATATATTAAGGTGGTTGTTAGAATCATTCGGACTGGTACTATTGAAATGAAAGCAAAGTAACGAAACTTAAGTTAGACTCAAAGGTTATCACTAAAGATCTCTAATACCCAACTTAAATACACCTCTGATCCGTGTGCCTTTAAAAAATGGTATAATTATATGTTGATCCAACGACTTTGCCTCGGATTTGTCTAAGCAAAACTTCTAATTCAGTTCTTACATGGTATACTAAAAAATAGATCATTATCAGTAGATGGCATACAATGTGGGCAAACCGAAACTAGAAGTGGAAGCTAGTGACTGGTAAGTGCATATGaacaatatcttttaaattccACATGCGCATGACCCGTGATCACCAATCGTGTCTTCCATTTgatctatattattattatttttatatgaacTATAAGCTTCtaagtatataaatattaatttatcgaataTTCTGATTGTGATAGATGAAAATTTGTATGATTGCATCCACTACTACTCGTGTTGATGTCTTTGTTATCACAGCACTCGATAATAATGGCTCGTATAGTCCTCCTCTTAAGACCTCAATAATAATTTATCTTCCTGCTTAATTTAAAAAAGCCAAACTGAGgataatcattaaaaaaattgaatttgtgtTCATTGacttaaataataaaataacaatgaaagtaatgtatttatatacacGAATTAATACACCAAATATATTAGTTGACTACAGAAGAAGCTGGATTTTAAGTTTCagagtagtttttttttgttatcattaGTTGACCTAACTACAAAGATAATACTAACtatttagttaattaatcTGGTAACGAAGAGAAGGCATTGATTTAACTTAATACAAAGAAGTAACattgtttaattaatttgatcacGTAGACAGCGGAAGATGCCTataatactataatatatctatatgGCCATCagaattatatttattttcttctaaatattttgatgtCACGGTAATCTTCATTGCATGTGCATATGTGTTCTAAGATCGAGTATTAGCCGCtctcattatcttttttttttcaattaaattgaaaatatagtTCAATCCAAAGCAAAATTTGTGTTGGGTGCAAGTTTATTACTGTAATATATTCGGTTTTAcccatatatatttgaatagTAAATGGAACAAAGATGATAGAGAATCTCTATTAGAGATAGTGTGatcccaaaaaaagaagcataATGTGCTCCATTTCCTACAGCGTGATTAATGGACAAACCCTCACTCAGTCATCTCCATGTGTTGCatcctttttcatttttcttcaatgcTAAAAGATGTGTGAACTTctctttatcattttcttcttctttttttttactttggtCCACTTTAGCCCATCCGTTCACCCACCTTACTAAGCAAGCCCCGAAACTtttgaaaaagtcaaaaacaacCCCAAACCGTCTCACTCCTTTCCTTTATATATACTCCAAACGACTTTACCTTCCAAAACCACACACTCTCACCAAACGTTCTACAGATTCGTAAATCTCATAAACATTATGGATTGGTTCTCATGGCTCTCGAGAACAAATCTCGAAGCTTCTCTCATCTACGAGTAcggtctctctttctcaaacaACGAGCTCGAGTACGAAGACATTGCTTACTTCAACCACGAATTTCTCCAGAGCATGGGTATCTCAATCGCTAAGCACCGCCTCGAGATCCTGAAGCTTGCTCGGCGTGATCGGAAACCTTCACCGCTCACCGCTCGTTCGATTTTCAGAGTCTTGATCGCCATCAAGAAGACCGGGAAATGCTTCTCCGAGCATGTTAGGGCCTGGATCCGACGAGAGGAATCGTCCCGGGCTCTGGTCGTTGTGTCGAGAAGCACGAGTAGCAGCGGGAACGGGAGATGGAAAAGTgcgaggaagaagagattggtGATGCCGAGTAACGGAAATGGCGTCAAGGAAGAGAGACTCCTGTTGACGAATGGAACTCCTTGTAGGCTCGATAGCTTCTCCAATCCAAAGGTTTCTTCAGGttatgaagatgatgataatcatTGGGGAAACAAAGATGTAGAAGAGAAGATTAAGTGGGATTCCATGTTTCAGAACCTTAAACCTACTTGAAATCATTAACTAGCTAGATGCCGAGGGGATTTGGGATCTTCCACCACAGATTTGAGTTTTGGCTAATATTTTTCGAGTGTGTGATTAGGctaattagttttgttaattgacATTTTTGAGATTCTGAATGATTCTCTGTCTCCATTTATCtgcctttttatttattggcTGTGGACCACTTTTTAGatgaatattattaattatattcttaaagtttttaactgttaaattacttttaaattttagtaaaaaaataaataaatatatatatatatatattttgttttaaatatgagTTGAAGTGGAAGGAAATTGCTAAATCACAATTAAGGGTCACAtaaatatttccttttttcttttatttcttttttctttcacaattAACGGTCACACAaagatttcctttttttctgtAATGAGTTTAATTAAGATGAAGAATCAACTCATTGCCTGTGtcgatgatgttgatgatccGATCCTCAAAACTCATAAGTATACCAACCACAACAGTGTCTACTTTCATGTTAgtatcatgattcatgagagttttaaaatggacTACTTCAAAGTCCAATGTACGTTGGGACTGGCGGCcgagagaaacagagagcaTTATTGCTGGTTTGGAACAAGAAAGGTCGAGACTATCtctaagaaaaccaaaagctaGCTATGATGAAGAAAGATGACATCTCTTCTCTCAAACAGATTTGGTTGCTCAAATAGTCTCGTTTTCCGGTAGCTGATAGTCTAGTACAGCTTGTGGTCCGGCTCTTTCATTACTTTTTATTCAATCTTTCATTATATGCTGTAAGGAAATCCAAATTTTTCACTGTAAAGTCTAAGCCCAGGGTTGTTTTACTTGTCTGTGTCAgttgtttccatttttatcGGTTATAAGTTGGATCAGTGACTGTAATACAACTATCAAACAACAACCTTACAACCTCATCAAGAAGCCGATACATATAGGTTCTTCCAACCGGTTTTTGGCCGGTTACAGCGGAATAACACAAGAGTTACAAATCTTAGAATACACCCAAACAAAAATGCCCCACGATACAGTAGGAGcctataataataatgaaaagtaGATAGCATCTATGAGTGtagttatattatatatattctttcaTCTAAACAGCCTCTCGCTCTCTGGATATATCAATGACCCGTTGATTGCGGCTGCAACCGGAATGAGCCAGACGCATATAGAGCTTGATAAACCGGGCGAATTCTCACTGTCAAAATAATGCTCAGCAGGGTTCCAAGCCCACAAACACCGGCTAGAACCAAGAATGTTACTCGGAAGCAATCTGGACCAATGCAGGTCATCTTCCCTTGCTTATCAGCCTCCTTGTCATAGATGTATCCTGCGAGAATGGCCGAGAAAATGGTGGCACCAAGCGGGTTTCCCAGCAGTATGAAGTTGAAGTTGATTCCAAAATGTCTAAGACCAAATAGCTCGGAGATGGTTGCGATAGATAAGAACTGAAACCCCATGCATATTCCGATTAGAGCAGTCGCAACGTAAATGGTGTGGTCGATAGCCATGGCGAAGAGGAGGAATGTGAACACCATAACTAGCTGCGCGGCTCCCATCCATAGTGTTCTTGGAAGCGTTCTTGACCTGAGAGACAAATAGGAGAGTCGTATGAAACAGCTATTTCCCAGAGAGAAACAGCGAGATTATTTTAGACCGAGAGAGATTCTCACCTCACAAAGTGCTCAGAAATGGCACCTGAAGCAAGACGGCCTatgaagttgaagaaactgaaaagACACAGGAGTATTGTTGTGTCCTTAATACCAAAAGCAAATCCGATCTGTGCCAAGTTGTTCGAGACTGTAACACCTGAACCCATGCCGAGGAAGTAGACAAACCAAAGGAGCCAGAAATCTGCCTTGACAAAAACTTGGCCAAACTTGAAATCCTCACCTCTCCTgggttttctcttcttcttcacggcACCTTCTGCTTCAGCAAGAAGTATTTCCATATCCGACTCATCATCTCCCTCAAAGATAGGCCCAAGGTTTGAAGCTGAGGTAGAAGGTGTCAGCAACGGTTCTTCATGAGTACCTTCCTCTTTGGCTAGATTGTCTGAAGACCCCAGTGGAGAGCTCTTGGCATTTGAACGGAAAAGTGTCATCTTGATGGGAACCGCAAGAGGCGACAACAAAAGTAACACCATGATAGCCACAAGAACATATTTGAGTATGCTGGGCAGTATAAACACCTCACTCAAAACAGTCGTCACAACAAGATAAGCAGCAAACAGTATACTAGTGACAAGCAGAAAAGCGAAATACATGGGCTCAGAAGGGTCTTCACCAGTAGCCGGAATACAGGGGCGGATGAAATACATCACAGTTAAGCATATAACCGGAATACCAACCGTAAGAAACAGAAGCAGATCCATAGCTGAATGGTGAAGCACCATGCTGAACAAGACAGTGAATGCTGCACCACTGATCCCAATATAACCTTTGAGAAGTCCAGCCACAGGGCCTCGGCTCATAGGAAAATTCCTCATATTGGTGACAAGAGATGCTGTACCGAACCACGAGTTGCTATTGGTAGCTAAAGCTAGAGCTACAAAAAGCtgtcaacaacaacattacaaACAAATACTAAACTTTTGAGTTCACACGAAACAATAGAGTTTATAAATCTAATCGATGACACAAACCAACAAGATCTAAACTTGATTAAGCATTCGATGCAATCTAGGGTTTATGAAAACCCCCAAAATAAAGGATTTTACAAACTTGGTCGTTGTATCTCATTTTGGCGTTTAAGGAGTATGAAGAAACAATTCGAATCAGAAATTTAGGAATGGATAAAGTTTTGTTACCAGCCAAAAAGGCAAGCCAAGAACGATTTGGCTGACGGAGAGCCAAAGAACGCCGAAGCCGAGGAAACAAGAGGAAGCTCCGATGAGAAGCATCGACCATGGAGGAAGCTTGTTACTGGCGTATCCAGGAAGAAGACCCATGTTTTCACCCAAATCACAAGCAACGCCAAGGATCGTGACCTGCTGCTGgctaaaacccaaaaccgaTTTGAGAGCGGAGGAGTAAAGCGGGAACGTCGAACCACTTCCCGCCGAGACCTGAACCCATGCGGCTGCCGCTAATCCCACCCACGGTGGTCTGCTTCCCGATTTTTCCGCCAGCTTCGTCATCTCTTCCGATCTCTCTTCTCCTGTGGGATTTTAGAAAAGTGCTTTGCTTAAACAGAGGAGATGAATCAGACTCACTCACTCTCACTTTATTGTTTGGTGTGTTTCTATTTAAAGCATTAAACATCTTCAAAATGACGTCatattttttaacatatttaaaGCATACGTTATAGTAGTTTcatactattttttaaaaaaaaactcaagaggATAAAAAGCGTGATTCGCAAGAGGTTTAGCATTACTTTTGAAACTAATCATATTAAATTCTTGAAGAATTGCAAGTGGGTCTCAGTTAGATTCTTAGTATTATTCACAACTAATGACAAAAATCCtacgttttttatttttgttcctattctattttattttttgtctgaaattCGACAGTTATAAGAAGCACTAACCAATCAAACACTTTCcgttatttttttggcttaatttgaaaatttattttatggtaCAAATATGTAAGAGAGGAAATTGTTGTCTTGTTAAGATTTTTGTGCTTGAAACACGTGAGGTCATTTGACTGTGACTTCGTCCCGCGTGGACCGCCCGATACATCACTTTGGTATTGGCATAGATCTTAACGTTCCCATGgcatatttaaaaaacattatagaGTCAAAAACCGACAATTACAGGATTATCGTtgcataaaaataaattaaagaggGGGcctaactttttgtttgttttgttttgactgCTACATATGGACCTTAACTAAAATACTCAAAAATCTTACCTACTGAGGacggaaaaaaaacaataatttgcAAGTTGAAACGGCAGGACACCTGGTTCTGCACCGGCCTCGAGGCACAAATAGCAATCCGACACGTCAGAATTTCACAAATAGCAATTAGGTATGGTGCCTAGCTAGCCCCAACTAGTCGTCGCAATTACTAAGTACATTTAGTTTGGGGGTCCAACGGCGACGTTCGTTGACAAATTCAATGGCTTTGCTTTATTGAAAAACCTACTCATGTCATGTATCTTAGAATGTTCAACATTTTTTCTCACCTCTTATTCTCATAGAATGAAATTAGTAAATAATTATACAAGTAGAATATTatctaaaagaaaagtttataatttatatttttagaccaggaaaaaaacatcaatACTATTATAGCTATCTAGTGAAGTTAATAGTCTAAATAAGTTGTTGATTTACAGACTATCCACTTTCTAAAAGTTAATAAACCgagtaaaacaataaaagagcgtttgcacaaaaaaaacaacaaataaaaaaaaattgacgaATTCCTTTGCACGTACgactttatttttaaaaccataTATCATTAAcgtttccaaaaaaaaaaaaaaaggggtgATAATATGGGCCGAGTCCATAATGGGCTGGCTCCACTAATTAAAATCTATTCATCTGGATCATAGACTTTTTGGTTTGAGATCGGTGACGTCTTTCCCTGACGAAAATCAACCAGAAGATGAGTGAGAACATGACTGCACCAGAGAGCGACGCGAGTCCTGCGTAGATCCACTGACTTGTAATGCTAAGTCCAGGGCAGTTCTTGGTGGTTATGTCTCTGAAGGTGTCTCTAACGAATGTACAGTCCGCAATACTAGCTAAGAAGGGACCATAATGGTCCAACGTGAACGCCACGTTGATCGCACCCATCATCTGGTCGTACGAACCTTGTGTTAACCTCCCCTGCGTTGTGCAGATTCCTTCTGCGTTCACTTGGCAAATATAGCCTTTATAAACctaattacaaaaacatatacaaattgAATTAACATTAACATTTGACATATGTATCACTTATGAGAAAATGTATGTACCTGAGAAGCATTGGCTAAGAGGACTTCGTCGGGAGCACAAGGCCGCGGTTTGTGATTTTGGTCGAGTGGGTTACAGAGAAGAGGAACGAGCGGACCAGACTGGTTGTGGTAGAAAGGGGCATTAGGTGGGAACTGATCATGGTTACTGACATTGACCGTGTACGCATTGGTCATGTCAACGGCCGTCGCAGTCATCGTCTTCGTTATATCCAATGTCTCTCCAATGGTTTTAGGATCTAAACACGGAAGAAGTTGACTCAATGCTGAGTCTGCCGCTGGGTCATGCACCCATTGGTCCATAGCCATACACGTGTCCGCAACCACACTGTTTATTAAGTAACATCATTagtttgataaaaacaaattgaatctTGAATTAGATCAAGTGACGACGAAATATCATTTACTTGTGGAATACAAGGAAAACGGCGCTGAGGAGGATAGTGGCTGTGACGAGAATCCAACCAAGAATTACCAATCTGATATAATTGAAACACTGATTATAAACATTTGATTTGGATATGATATGATAATATAACAACGTAGTCTAAGTGTAACTCACAGGTAGACAAGAACTCGCAATCCACAGAACGAAAACACTGTttcgaaagaagaagaaaaacagaaacaaaaataatgagaTTATTCTGTATCTTCAGATCAAAATagatatgttttgatttgtgacTTACAAAGGCCGAGGAATGCGACTGCGAGCATTACACCAGCGATCACATTTAACACATATCTCCTGAGGAAAACGCATTTGAGTCAAATACTCAAACAGagcttctatatatatttagcttGTGAGGCAAGAAACATATCAAGCGAATACTTATTACTTACACAGGGTTTAGTGCTCCGGTGAGATAACGGATTGTCTGGTTAGCGACACGGTCGGGGTAAGTGATGTTAGACATCTTGATCATGTTGTTGAAATGATCGATGTTGCCTCTAAACTCGGGAGGAAACAGGTTGTGTCCATCGAGCTGAATGTCTTTAGCAGATTGAATCGAGTCCCATAAGCTCGTTAGCTTAGTCAAAACTCCAGTTGCTTGTTTCACAATGTACATAAACGTCCTCTCCACGCT
This sequence is a window from Arabidopsis thaliana chromosome 1 sequence. Protein-coding genes within it:
- a CDS encoding SNARE-like superfamily protein is translated as MANTACFIIVGRNDIPIYEAEVGSAAKREDAAQLHQFILHAALDVVQDLAWTTSAMFLKSVDRFNDLVVSVYVTAGHTRLMLLHDSRNEDGIKSFFQEVHELYIKILLNPLYLPGSRITSSHFDTKVRALARKYL
- a CDS encoding Transmembrane amino acid transporter family protein (Transmembrane amino acid transporter family protein; CONTAINS InterPro DOMAIN/s: Amino acid transporter, transmembrane (InterPro:IPR013057); BEST Arabidopsis thaliana protein match is: Transmembrane amino acid transporter family protein (TAIR:AT5G38820.1); Has 30201 Blast hits to 17322 proteins in 780 species: Archae - 12; Bacteria - 1396; Metazoa - 17338; Fungi - 3422; Plants - 5037; Viruses - 0; Other Eukaryotes - 2996 (source: NCBI BLink).), whose translation is MDSSYSVISKTSYVELQKPTVNGKPRNKLLPSDEESFVNDFDDARNGVGGEDADDLDFDVADYPLVHGKSSNQGSGIYGAVFNLTTSIIGAGIMALPATMKVLGLVLGFVLIILMALLSEISVELLVRFSVLYKSKSYGEVVQFALGKTARVLSEICIIVNNGGVLVVYLIIMGDVMSGSLHHIGVLDQWLGNGFWDHRKVLILIVMVIFLAPLCALNKIDSLSVTSAASVALAVVFVVVCFVVATIKLIEGTIDPPRLSPDFGSKQAILDLLVVIPIMSNAYVCHFNVQPIYNELEGRSPHKMNRVGRITTAICVVVYASTAVSGYLLFGKDTESDILTNFDQDLGIRFSSAVNYIVRIGYILHLVLVFPVIHFSLRETVNTLLFEGSPPLSESKKRSLGLTVVLLALIYIGSTMIPNIWTAFKFTGATSAVSLGFTFPALIALRLGKQSNSLSFVERSVSWLMLILAVVVSIVGTIGNIYSLESKSD
- a CDS encoding Sterile alpha motif (SAM) domain-containing protein (Sterile alpha motif (SAM) domain-containing protein; CONTAINS InterPro DOMAIN/s: Sterile alpha motif homology (InterPro:IPR010993), Sterile alpha motif, type 2 (InterPro:IPR011510); BEST Arabidopsis thaliana protein match is: Sterile alpha motif (SAM) domain-containing protein (TAIR:AT1G15760.1); Has 64 Blast hits to 64 proteins in 13 species: Archae - 0; Bacteria - 0; Metazoa - 0; Fungi - 0; Plants - 64; Viruses - 0; Other Eukaryotes - 0 (source: NCBI BLink).); this encodes MDWFSWLSRTNLEASLIYEYGLSFSNNELEYEDIAYFNHEFLQSMGISIAKHRLEILKLARRDRKPSPLTARSIFRVLIAIKKTGKCFSEHVRAWIRREESSRALVVVSRSTSSSGNGRWKSARKKRLVMPSNGNGVKEERLLLTNGTPCRLDSFSNPKVSSGYEDDDNHWGNKDVEEKIKWDSMFQNLKPT
- a CDS encoding Major facilitator superfamily protein (Major facilitator superfamily protein; FUNCTIONS IN: molecular_function unknown; INVOLVED IN: response to karrikin; LOCATED IN: nucleus; EXPRESSED IN: 23 plant structures; EXPRESSED DURING: 13 growth stages; CONTAINS InterPro DOMAIN/s: Nodulin-like (InterPro:IPR010658), Major facilitator superfamily, general substrate transporter (InterPro:IPR016196); BEST Arabidopsis thaliana protein match is: Major facilitator superfamily protein (TAIR:AT4G34950.1); Has 2493 Blast hits to 2437 proteins in 753 species: Archae - 26; Bacteria - 1395; Metazoa - 19; Fungi - 170; Plants - 599; Viruses - 0; Other Eukaryotes - 284 (source: NCBI BLink).); protein product: MTKLAEKSGSRPPWVGLAAAAWVQVSAGSGSTFPLYSSALKSVLGFSQQQVTILGVACDLGENMGLLPGYASNKLPPWSMLLIGASSCFLGFGVLWLSVSQIVLGLPFWLLFVALALATNSNSWFGTASLVTNMRNFPMSRGPVAGLLKGYIGISGAAFTVLFSMVLHHSAMDLLLFLTVGIPVICLTVMYFIRPCIPATGEDPSEPMYFAFLLVTSILFAAYLVVTTVLSEVFILPSILKYVLVAIMVLLLLSPLAVPIKMTLFRSNAKSSPLGSSDNLAKEEGTHEEPLLTPSTSASNLGPIFEGDDESDMEILLAEAEGAVKKKRKPRRGEDFKFGQVFVKADFWLLWFVYFLGMGSGVTVSNNLAQIGFAFGIKDTTILLCLFSFFNFIGRLASGAISEHFVRSRTLPRTLWMGAAQLVMVFTFLLFAMAIDHTIYVATALIGICMGFQFLSIATISELFGLRHFGINFNFILLGNPLGATIFSAILAGYIYDKEADKQGKMTCIGPDCFRVTFLVLAGVCGLGTLLSIILTVRIRPVYQALYASGSFRLQPQSTGH